Proteins from one Desulfatiglans sp. genomic window:
- the dut gene encoding dUTP diphosphatase, whose translation MEKIELKIKKPDNYDLPLPAYETWGSSGMDVRAWTDGDIVLNPGEIRLVPTGLSISIPVGYEAQIRPRSGLALKHGIGMVNSPGTIDSDYRGEIGIIMINHGDKPFTVRRGDRIAQMIIARVCHAEILVVDDLDSTTRGDGGFGHSGVE comes from the coding sequence ATGGAAAAAATCGAACTTAAAATAAAAAAACCTGATAATTATGATCTTCCCCTTCCTGCCTATGAGACCTGGGGCTCCTCAGGCATGGATGTAAGGGCATGGACAGATGGAGATATTGTATTAAACCCAGGTGAGATCAGGCTTGTTCCCACTGGTCTTTCCATTTCAATCCCGGTTGGGTATGAGGCACAGATAAGGCCAAGGAGCGGTCTTGCACTTAAACACGGCATAGGGATGGTAAACAGCCCCGGCACCATAGATTCGGATTACCGCGGTGAGATAGGTATAATAATGATAAACCATGGGGATAAACCATTTACTGTAAGAAGGGGTGACAGGATAGCTCAGATGATTATTGCAAGGGTCTGTCATGCCGAGATACTTGTGGTTGATGATCTTGATTCAACAACAAGGGGAGATGGCGGGTTCGGCCATAGCGGTGTTGAATAG
- a CDS encoding insulinase family protein gives MKVFSMYEKTVLSNGIRIVTEKIDHYKSVSLGIWVGTGSRDENSINNGVSHFIEHMLFKGTPSRDTLLIAKELDAIGGLANAFTGKEYTCFHSKVLDKDFNRLVEILSDIFLNSSFDPAEIEKEKQVVLQEISMIEDSPEEQAYELFNAQFFSSHPLGLPVLGTPETVSSFTRDGILEYMRGYYNTGRIIISAAGNIEHKDVVKVFEEKFKRLEPVKRDINKIPHAPESSIVCSYKKLEQINIIMGGKAPTLTSKMRFAGAILNTILGGNMSSRLFQEIREKRGLAYSIYSFISSYIDSGMLGICVGSDPDEVNNVIDVINKEIMKIEEGDLSEVDINEAREHLIGGILLGSENTDSRMMRIAKNEFIFGRYIEYEEVVEYLKNVTLDDIVECMKQSFLPGGVAITTLGSVNRDDLDLSNNIFFL, from the coding sequence ATGAAAGTCTTTAGCATGTATGAAAAAACAGTTTTAAGTAATGGCATCAGGATAGTTACCGAAAAGATTGACCATTATAAGTCTGTGTCCCTTGGAATCTGGGTCGGTACAGGTTCAAGGGATGAAAACAGTATTAACAACGGGGTCTCTCATTTTATAGAGCATATGCTTTTTAAGGGGACCCCGTCCCGCGATACACTGCTTATAGCAAAGGAACTTGATGCTATTGGCGGTCTGGCAAATGCCTTTACTGGCAAAGAATACACCTGTTTTCATTCAAAGGTGCTTGACAAGGATTTTAACAGGCTTGTTGAAATCCTCTCTGATATATTTCTGAATTCCTCTTTTGACCCTGCTGAAATAGAAAAGGAAAAACAGGTTGTTCTTCAGGAAATCAGCATGATTGAGGATTCCCCTGAAGAGCAGGCGTATGAGTTGTTCAATGCACAGTTTTTCAGCAGCCACCCTCTGGGGCTTCCTGTTCTTGGCACACCTGAAACGGTTTCATCATTTACCAGGGATGGGATCCTCGAATATATGAGGGGTTATTACAACACAGGCAGGATAATCATATCAGCAGCAGGAAACATCGAACATAAGGATGTTGTAAAGGTCTTTGAGGAAAAATTTAAAAGGCTGGAACCAGTAAAGAGAGATATCAATAAAATTCCCCACGCCCCTGAATCAAGCATAGTCTGCTCATACAAAAAACTGGAACAGATAAATATTATCATGGGGGGCAAGGCCCCGACCCTTACAAGTAAAATGCGGTTTGCAGGCGCCATATTGAACACCATACTCGGCGGCAACATGAGTTCAAGACTGTTTCAGGAAATCAGGGAGAAGAGGGGGCTTGCCTATTCTATATATTCCTTTATTTCATCATATATTGATTCAGGTATGCTTGGCATCTGCGTAGGGAGCGACCCTGATGAGGTTAATAATGTCATTGATGTAATCAATAAAGAGATAATGAAGATTGAAGAGGGTGATCTCTCTGAGGTGGATATTAATGAGGCAAGAGAGCACCTAATAGGCGGCATACTCCTTGGCTCTGAAAACACTGATTCAAGGATGATGCGTATTGCCAAGAATGAATTTATATTTGGCAGGTATATAGAATACGAGGAGGTCGTCGAATACCTCAAAAATGTTACCCTTGATGATATCGTGGAATGCATGAAACAGTCATTTTTGCCGGGTGGTGTGGCAATAACCACCCTTGGTTCAGTAAACCGTGATGATCTTGACCTGAGCAATAATATCTTTTTTTTATGA
- the pnp gene encoding polyribonucleotide nucleotidyltransferase translates to MIKMSTIEINGKSLSIETGRIAKQASGSVVVTFGETVVLVTAVSTDDVREGIDFLPLSCEYQEMSYAGGKFPGNYFRRDMGRPGENETLTARLIDRPLRPLFPKNYHNEIQIIASVLSTDRQNDADMLAILGASAALEVSDIPFEGPVAAVRVGRVNGEFVINPTFAELEGSDINLIVAGNRTAVVMVEGGGQFVSEADMIDAIFYGHRSIQPMLDMQIELKQAAGKPKRVVPAGTENNELCQKIEAIAGPLLDNTIRIADKQKRNQSRKDALKTLLDTLGEEYASRKSEIDALFHDLDRKLVRRMMLDEQKRIDGRAFNQVRPIECLVGILPRVHGSALFTRGETQAMVLTTIGTDRDEQRIDSIYGEVYRNFILHYNFPPYSVGEVKKLGSPGRREIGHGALARRALVPVIPPKEEFGYAIRVVSEILESNGSSSMASVCGGSLSLMDAGVPIKDAVAGVAMGLVSDGTKTVVLTDIIGDEDHYGDMDFKVTGTKDGITALQMDIKIDGVTREIMEQALSQAKEGRLHILGKMNESISRSRSKLSEYAPVIAKLKIKPDKIKILIGPSGKMIKEISAKTDSTINVDDDGNVVVASPDEELSHAAIELINAIVQEAEVGKLYNGKVRKIMDFGAFVEILPGTDGLIHISQLDKERVNKVTDILQEGDEVLVKVIEIDKKSGKIALSRKAALDESL, encoded by the coding sequence ATGATAAAAATGTCGACAATTGAAATAAATGGTAAGAGCTTGTCGATTGAGACCGGTCGTATTGCCAAGCAGGCAAGCGGTTCTGTTGTTGTCACCTTTGGTGAAACAGTAGTGCTGGTAACTGCGGTCTCAACCGATGATGTCAGGGAGGGAATAGACTTTCTGCCCCTTTCATGTGAATACCAGGAAATGTCATACGCCGGAGGAAAGTTCCCCGGTAACTATTTCAGAAGGGATATGGGCAGGCCAGGTGAAAACGAGACACTTACAGCAAGGCTTATAGATCGGCCTTTAAGGCCTCTTTTCCCAAAGAACTATCACAATGAGATACAGATAATTGCCAGTGTGCTTTCAACAGACAGGCAGAATGATGCGGATATGCTGGCCATTCTGGGCGCCTCTGCTGCCCTTGAGGTATCTGATATCCCCTTTGAAGGCCCGGTTGCCGCAGTTCGTGTTGGCAGGGTTAATGGCGAATTTGTCATCAACCCGACCTTTGCGGAACTGGAAGGGAGTGATATCAACCTTATTGTTGCAGGTAACAGGACAGCGGTTGTGATGGTTGAAGGTGGCGGTCAGTTTGTTTCAGAGGCTGACATGATTGATGCAATCTTTTATGGCCACAGGTCCATACAGCCGATGCTTGACATGCAGATTGAGCTGAAGCAGGCAGCAGGAAAGCCCAAAAGGGTAGTGCCTGCGGGCACAGAAAACAATGAACTCTGCCAGAAAATAGAGGCAATTGCAGGGCCGCTTCTGGACAATACAATACGCATCGCTGATAAGCAAAAGAGAAACCAGAGCAGGAAGGATGCCCTTAAGACCCTACTTGACACACTTGGTGAGGAATATGCGTCAAGAAAGTCAGAGATTGACGCCCTTTTCCATGATCTTGACAGGAAACTTGTTCGCAGGATGATGCTGGATGAGCAGAAAAGGATAGACGGGCGTGCATTTAATCAGGTAAGGCCCATTGAATGTCTTGTTGGCATTCTCCCCAGGGTGCATGGTTCTGCCCTTTTTACAAGGGGTGAGACACAGGCAATGGTGCTTACCACAATAGGCACTGACAGGGATGAACAGCGCATAGACTCTATCTATGGCGAGGTGTACAGAAATTTTATCCTGCATTACAACTTCCCCCCCTATTCAGTTGGAGAGGTTAAAAAGCTTGGCTCACCCGGCAGGAGGGAGATAGGTCATGGCGCACTGGCTAGACGCGCTCTTGTGCCTGTTATTCCGCCAAAGGAAGAGTTCGGTTATGCAATCAGGGTTGTTTCTGAGATACTTGAATCAAACGGCTCTTCATCAATGGCAAGCGTGTGCGGAGGCTCTCTTTCTCTTATGGATGCAGGTGTGCCAATAAAAGATGCTGTGGCCGGTGTTGCAATGGGTCTTGTTTCTGATGGCACAAAAACTGTAGTCCTTACAGACATCATAGGCGATGAAGATCACTATGGTGATATGGATTTCAAGGTTACCGGCACAAAAGATGGCATTACCGCTCTTCAGATGGATATCAAGATAGACGGCGTTACTAGAGAGATCATGGAGCAGGCGCTCAGTCAGGCAAAAGAGGGCAGGCTTCATATCTTAGGCAAGATGAATGAGTCTATCTCAAGGTCAAGAAGCAAACTCTCAGAATATGCCCCTGTAATAGCCAAGTTGAAGATCAAACCTGACAAGATAAAGATACTCATCGGACCAAGCGGGAAGATGATAAAGGAGATAAGCGCCAAGACCGATTCAACCATCAATGTAGATGATGATGGCAATGTAGTGGTTGCCTCCCCTGATGAAGAACTGTCACACGCCGCCATTGAATTGATCAATGCTATTGTGCAGGAGGCAGAGGTCGGGAAACTTTACAATGGCAAGGTCAGGAAGATTATGGATTTTGGCGCCTTTGTGGAGATTCTTCCCGGAACTGACGGCCTTATCCATATCTCACAGCTTGACAAGGAGAGGGTCAATAAGGTGACAGATATTCTTCAGGAGGGTGATGAGGTCCTTGTCAAGGTAATAGAAATTGACAAGAAATCAGGCAAGATTGCCCTGTCGCGTAAAGCGGCGCTTGATGAAAGTCTTTAG
- the rpsO gene encoding 30S ribosomal protein S15, giving the protein MVSNFKEVWKVVLTTETKKEIIEKFKLHGKDTGSPEVQIALLSNRISYLTDHFKTHKKDHHSRRGLLKLVGQRRKLLNYLKKSDLTRYQQIIRELGIRK; this is encoded by the coding sequence ATGGTTTCCAATTTTAAGGAGGTATGGAAAGTGGTACTAACTACAGAAACAAAAAAAGAGATAATCGAAAAATTCAAACTTCATGGTAAGGATACAGGTTCACCAGAGGTGCAAATTGCCCTTTTAAGCAACAGGATCAGCTATCTGACAGATCATTTTAAAACCCATAAAAAGGATCATCACTCAAGAAGGGGTTTGTTAAAACTGGTAGGGCAGAGAAGAAAACTGCTTAATTATTTAAAAAAGTCTGACCTGACAAGGTATCAGCAGATAATTAGGGAGCTTGGGATCAGGAAGTAA
- the truB gene encoding tRNA pseudouridine(55) synthase TruB: MTEKINEIPPDGILLIDKEKGRSSFDSVRMVRRLLKCKKTGHAGTLDPFATGLLILLLGQGTKLSPYIMGGRKKYRAEIRLGIETDTYDSTGLITKEMAVPELGEDRIHTEIAGFKGVIEQVPPAFSALKVNGERAYKLARRGMDVELKKREVTVYSIDVIDIRLPLITVDVICSAGTYIRSLALDIGKRLDTVAHLQDLRRISSGGFNVDDAIVLNNTDSIDQKGLLERVIPLAGALPEMMSVSIDNYLAKRIRNGYRPLWNELDADNELSSVEQGNIKLMAGSDLVAVLDIDTAMINRYGWIKKIKVFNY; this comes from the coding sequence TTGACTGAAAAAATAAATGAAATTCCTCCGGATGGGATACTGCTTATCGATAAGGAAAAAGGGAGGAGCTCCTTTGATTCGGTCAGGATGGTCAGGCGGTTGCTTAAATGCAAAAAGACAGGTCATGCCGGCACGCTTGACCCTTTTGCCACCGGGCTTTTAATACTGCTCCTGGGGCAGGGGACAAAATTATCTCCCTATATCATGGGAGGCAGGAAAAAATACAGGGCAGAGATCAGGCTTGGTATTGAGACTGATACATATGATTCTACCGGGCTTATAACAAAGGAGATGGCTGTCCCTGAATTGGGAGAAGACAGGATACATACAGAGATTGCGGGTTTTAAAGGGGTTATTGAGCAGGTTCCCCCGGCTTTTTCTGCCTTAAAGGTCAATGGTGAGAGGGCTTATAAACTTGCCCGCAGGGGCATGGATGTAGAGCTGAAAAAGAGAGAGGTAACTGTTTATTCCATAGATGTGATAGACATAAGGCTGCCCCTTATTACAGTTGATGTAATATGCTCAGCAGGGACTTATATAAGGAGCCTTGCGCTGGACATAGGGAAAAGGCTTGATACTGTCGCTCATTTGCAGGATTTAAGGAGGATATCAAGCGGCGGGTTTAATGTTGATGATGCCATTGTATTAAATAACACGGATTCAATTGATCAGAAGGGGCTTTTGGAACGGGTAATCCCCCTTGCAGGGGCGCTCCCGGAGATGATGTCAGTAAGTATTGATAATTATCTTGCAAAGAGGATCAGGAATGGTTACAGGCCCCTGTGGAATGAACTTGATGCAGACAATGAACTATCCAGTGTCGAGCAGGGTAATATAAAACTGATGGCCGGTTCTGACCTGGTAGCTGTACTTGATATAGACACTGCCATGATCAACAGGTATGGCTGGATTAAAAAGATAAAGGTGTTTAATTATTAA
- the rbfA gene encoding 30S ribosome-binding factor RbfA: MLQGKRATRVGEQILRFVAELLMTRIRDPRLKGVTLTGINLSNDLKNARIFFSVLGSKEAAKQALTGLDSAKGFIKRELGSGLKLRNIPDIIFDHDQTLETGNRLEQLFKKIQDDEKE, from the coding sequence ATGCTGCAGGGAAAGAGAGCTACAAGGGTTGGTGAACAGATCTTAAGATTTGTGGCTGAACTCCTTATGACCAGGATAAGAGACCCGAGATTAAAGGGGGTAACACTTACCGGTATAAACCTGAGCAATGATCTGAAAAATGCCAGGATATTTTTCAGTGTTCTGGGTTCTAAAGAAGCGGCAAAGCAGGCATTAACCGGTCTTGACAGTGCAAAGGGTTTTATAAAAAGGGAGCTGGGTTCAGGTCTTAAACTAAGAAATATTCCTGATATTATATTCGATCATGACCAGACCCTTGAAACCGGTAATCGTCTTGAACAGCTGTTTAAAAAGATTCAGGATGATGAGAAAGAATAA
- a CDS encoding DUF503 domain-containing protein: MVIGAMSIELFIYENDSLKGKRRIVKSIIGKVKSRFNVAIAEVEYNDKWQRIGLGISAVGNDRGYVDSVLATVMTFIESLYLAEIIDSRIEIINV, encoded by the coding sequence GTGGTCATAGGAGCAATGTCCATAGAGCTTTTTATTTATGAAAATGATTCTCTTAAAGGCAAGAGAAGGATCGTAAAAAGCATCATTGGAAAGGTAAAAAGCAGGTTCAATGTGGCCATAGCCGAGGTTGAGTATAATGACAAGTGGCAGAGGATAGGTCTGGGAATAAGCGCAGTAGGAAATGACAGGGGATATGTAGATTCTGTACTTGCAACCGTAATGACCTTTATAGAATCCTTGTATCTTGCTGAGATAATCGATTCCAGGATTGAGATAATTAATGTTTAA
- the infB gene encoding translation initiation factor IF-2: MSKVRVYELANELKIDNKELVDRLKAGGMLVKNHMSTLDDSDIRRAKEIVKAGSVSEVIEEKRLQRNVIRRRKVVQVEETETIEETMKAEPFPETKPEVITPVKESPARIIKKPSAPEPVKRGKEAIGHVTQDKAAIKESEESDAMAEEVTEDKKRVKVTDKTEAEDAAVEIETTSPEIEEEAEVELDEALDIDTAEEKGHEKAPGKKPKKRLKDRPARIIRLPEPVAATPKAEISGDKAKQQVVRVSSEYKRKEILPAANIGVESFDEESDDRRPKKRKDRKKGEKPKKEVESDIRLRHKKVEVFERADLYEDRRPRLKDRKSSKKTKDVIKRLKQTEITTPKASKRRLKVPEHVTVSDLAKAMGVKGADLIKLLIKMGVMGNINMQIDFETACLAADEFGYELELDQFEMEVKLDELTDKPEDLKPRPPVVTIMGHVDHGKTSLLDYIRSSNIIAGESGGITQHIGAYYVERESGDIAFLDTPGHEAFTAMRARGAKVTDIIILVVAADDGVMPQTREAINHARAAKIPIIVAINKMDKPEANPDKVIRELAELELTPEEWGGDTIFGKISAKTGQGVDELMELILLQSEILELKANPNKPAKGTIIEAQLDKSKGSVATVLVKEGTLRQGDHFICGENYGRVRAMLNNRGKKLKEATPSVPVEIYGMSGVPKAGDEFYVVPDEKTARQIVEHRQAKIKEKERGKSDIVSLNDLYEKIREGAIKELNIIIKADVQGSLEALTESLNKLGTEAVKIRVIHSSTGAITESDVMLATASGAIIIGFRVRTNARVVQIAERENIDIRYYDVIYDLIEDIKKAMAGLLEPIYKEHVAGHVEIKQIFSVPKIGKIAGCFVSDGVIERSSMVRLLRDNVVIFSGKIASLRRLQNDAREVQAGYECGIGLESFQDIKPGDIIEVYKIEEIKAEL, encoded by the coding sequence ATGTCTAAAGTAAGGGTCTATGAACTGGCCAATGAACTAAAAATTGACAACAAGGAACTGGTTGACAGGTTGAAAGCCGGCGGTATGCTTGTAAAAAATCACATGAGTACCCTTGATGACAGTGATATTAGACGGGCAAAAGAGATAGTTAAGGCTGGCAGTGTATCCGAAGTTATTGAAGAGAAACGGCTTCAGCGTAATGTCATCCGCAGGAGAAAGGTCGTTCAGGTTGAAGAAACTGAGACAATAGAAGAAACAATGAAGGCAGAACCCTTTCCTGAAACAAAGCCTGAGGTCATTACCCCTGTTAAAGAATCACCCGCACGTATTATTAAAAAGCCATCTGCCCCGGAACCTGTAAAAAGAGGCAAAGAGGCTATCGGCCATGTCACCCAGGATAAGGCAGCAATAAAAGAGTCTGAAGAATCAGATGCAATGGCAGAGGAAGTAACCGAAGACAAAAAGAGGGTAAAGGTTACAGACAAAACTGAGGCTGAAGATGCTGCAGTAGAGATCGAAACTACTTCACCCGAGATAGAAGAAGAGGCTGAGGTAGAGCTGGATGAGGCCCTGGATATTGATACGGCTGAAGAAAAAGGCCATGAAAAGGCACCAGGTAAAAAACCGAAAAAGAGGCTTAAAGACAGGCCTGCCCGAATTATCAGACTTCCGGAGCCTGTTGCCGCTACCCCTAAAGCGGAAATATCAGGGGATAAGGCGAAACAGCAGGTTGTCAGGGTATCCAGTGAATATAAGAGAAAGGAAATCTTACCAGCCGCTAATATTGGCGTAGAATCATTTGATGAAGAATCTGACGACCGAAGACCTAAAAAAAGAAAAGACAGGAAAAAGGGAGAAAAACCTAAAAAGGAAGTGGAGTCAGATATCCGGCTGAGGCACAAGAAGGTTGAGGTATTTGAACGCGCCGACCTGTATGAAGACAGAAGGCCCAGGTTAAAGGACAGGAAATCATCAAAAAAGACAAAGGATGTCATTAAAAGACTTAAACAGACTGAAATTACTACCCCCAAGGCAAGCAAGAGAAGGCTCAAGGTGCCTGAACATGTAACTGTATCTGATCTTGCCAAGGCAATGGGAGTAAAGGGCGCAGACCTAATAAAACTTCTTATAAAGATGGGTGTTATGGGAAATATTAATATGCAGATCGATTTTGAGACCGCATGCCTTGCTGCCGATGAATTCGGGTATGAGCTTGAACTCGACCAGTTTGAAATGGAGGTTAAACTGGATGAGCTTACTGACAAACCGGAGGATCTAAAACCCAGGCCGCCGGTTGTGACCATAATGGGGCATGTTGATCATGGCAAGACCTCGCTCCTGGATTATATACGCAGCTCAAACATAATAGCCGGTGAATCAGGTGGTATTACCCAGCATATTGGCGCCTATTATGTTGAAAGAGAGAGCGGCGATATCGCCTTTCTGGATACACCGGGGCATGAGGCATTTACCGCAATGAGGGCAAGGGGAGCCAAGGTAACAGATATAATTATACTTGTTGTGGCTGCTGACGATGGCGTAATGCCCCAGACAAGAGAGGCAATCAACCATGCAAGGGCCGCAAAGATACCAATAATTGTGGCCATCAACAAGATGGATAAACCCGAGGCAAATCCTGACAAGGTTATAAGGGAGCTGGCAGAGCTTGAACTTACACCTGAAGAATGGGGCGGTGATACCATATTCGGAAAGATCTCTGCTAAAACAGGCCAGGGAGTTGATGAGCTGATGGAGCTTATCCTTTTACAGTCAGAAATACTTGAATTAAAGGCAAATCCAAACAAGCCTGCAAAAGGAACAATCATTGAGGCGCAGCTTGACAAGAGTAAGGGCTCTGTTGCAACGGTTCTGGTTAAGGAAGGAACACTCAGGCAGGGTGATCATTTCATATGCGGTGAGAACTACGGGCGTGTAAGGGCTATGCTGAATAACCGGGGCAAAAAGCTGAAGGAGGCCACGCCATCTGTTCCTGTAGAAATATACGGTATGTCAGGTGTGCCAAAGGCCGGTGATGAATTTTATGTCGTCCCTGATGAAAAAACAGCAAGGCAGATCGTTGAACACCGCCAGGCCAAGATAAAAGAGAAGGAGAGGGGAAAGAGTGACATTGTAAGCCTAAATGACCTCTATGAAAAGATTCGTGAAGGGGCAATCAAGGAACTCAATATTATCATCAAGGCCGATGTACAGGGTTCACTTGAGGCACTGACTGAATCCCTCAATAAATTGGGAACTGAAGCGGTTAAAATCAGGGTTATACACTCATCAACAGGGGCAATAACTGAATCGGATGTCATGCTCGCCACTGCATCCGGCGCCATAATCATAGGCTTCAGGGTAAGGACCAACGCCAGGGTGGTGCAGATAGCCGAAAGAGAGAATATTGATATCAGGTACTATGATGTAATCTATGACCTTATTGAGGATATCAAGAAGGCAATGGCTGGTCTGCTTGAGCCAATATACAAGGAACATGTTGCAGGGCATGTTGAGATCAAGCAGATTTTTTCAGTGCCAAAGATAGGTAAGATTGCAGGCTGTTTTGTATCAGACGGAGTGATTGAAAGAAGCTCAATGGTCCGCCTACTGAGAGATAATGTTGTTATTTTCAGCGGTAAAATAGCATCCCTGAGGCGGCTCCAGAATGATGCCAGGGAGGTTCAGGCAGGTTATGAATGCGGTATAGGGCTTGAATCATTTCAGGATATTAAACCTGGTGACATCATTGAGGTTTACAAGATAGAGGAGATTAAAGCGGAGTTGTAA
- a CDS encoding YlxR family protein has product MNRCVSHVPIRTCVSCRSKKGKMELIRLVINKDNSVVIDNLKRQNGRGIYICNDAACMERFFKKRGLNV; this is encoded by the coding sequence ATGAATAGATGTGTTAGCCATGTACCGATAAGGACATGTGTATCATGCAGATCAAAAAAGGGGAAAATGGAGTTGATACGGCTTGTTATCAATAAGGATAACAGTGTTGTTATTGATAACCTCAAGAGACAAAATGGCCGTGGAATATACATCTGTAATGACGCAGCATGCATGGAAAGATTTTTTAAGAAAAGGGGATTAAATGTCTAA
- the nusA gene encoding transcription termination/antitermination protein NusA produces the protein MTSDLLKVLEQVGREKGVERDTLIQTLEEAVKAAARKKLGQNYDLEIKFNEEMGEIEVFEFKEVVEKVANENLEISLEDAHEIDPDAVIGDSLGIRMETDELGRVAAQSAKQVIMQRLREAERNVVFDDFKDRRGEIINGIVQRFDKGAIIVNLGKAEAELPVKEQIPKETYKQGDRVRAFILEVRQFSRGPQIILSRTHPNFLSMLFENEVPEISEGIVSIIQVAREPGSRAKIAVMSKDSDVDPVGACVGMKGSRVQAVVQELRGEKIDIVTWDNDPAKFICNALAPAEITRVIVDEINHSMVVVVPDDQLSLAIGRRGQNVRLASKISGWNLDVTSETDYNKNLKDSYNSLLSLEGVGEAIATELYQEGYRSIADVASANLAELANVEGLNEKDAAQLIATAKEYLQDAGTDASGTKAGSDKEESDNTDE, from the coding sequence ATGACTTCAGATTTATTGAAAGTATTGGAGCAGGTAGGCCGTGAAAAGGGTGTTGAGAGAGATACGTTAATACAGACCCTTGAGGAGGCAGTAAAGGCCGCTGCAAGAAAAAAGCTTGGGCAGAACTATGATCTCGAAATAAAGTTCAACGAAGAGATGGGTGAAATCGAGGTTTTTGAATTTAAGGAGGTCGTTGAAAAAGTAGCAAATGAAAACCTTGAGATATCCCTTGAAGATGCCCATGAGATTGATCCGGATGCTGTTATAGGTGACAGCCTTGGAATAAGGATGGAAACGGATGAACTTGGCAGGGTTGCTGCCCAATCGGCAAAACAGGTTATAATGCAAAGGCTTCGTGAGGCTGAAAGAAATGTTGTCTTTGATGACTTCAAGGACAGGCGCGGTGAGATCATAAACGGTATTGTCCAGCGTTTTGACAAGGGCGCCATTATTGTGAATCTTGGCAAGGCAGAGGCAGAACTGCCGGTCAAAGAGCAGATACCTAAAGAGACCTACAAACAAGGTGACAGGGTAAGGGCTTTTATACTGGAGGTCAGGCAGTTCAGCAGAGGGCCTCAGATAATACTCTCCAGAACACATCCCAACTTTTTATCCATGCTTTTCGAAAATGAGGTACCTGAGATTTCAGAAGGCATTGTAAGCATTATACAGGTTGCCCGTGAACCAGGCAGCAGGGCAAAGATTGCAGTAATGTCAAAGGACAGCGATGTTGATCCGGTAGGGGCATGTGTCGGTATGAAGGGTTCCCGGGTTCAGGCTGTTGTACAGGAATTAAGGGGTGAAAAGATAGATATTGTCACCTGGGATAATGACCCTGCTAAATTTATCTGCAATGCCCTTGCGCCAGCTGAAATTACCAGGGTAATCGTGGATGAAATCAATCATTCTATGGTTGTTGTTGTGCCTGATGACCAGCTTTCTCTTGCAATAGGCAGGAGAGGTCAGAATGTCAGGCTCGCATCCAAGATATCAGGCTGGAACCTGGATGTGACCAGCGAGACTGATTACAATAAAAATCTCAAAGACTCATATAATTCACTCTTAAGTCTGGAGGGCGTGGGTGAGGCTATAGCAACGGAACTCTATCAGGAAGGATACCGCTCAATAGCGGATGTTGCATCAGCCAATCTGGCTGAACTGGCAAATGTAGAGGGACTTAATGAAAAGGATGCTGCCCAGTTGATTGCTACTGCAAAAGAATATCTTCAGGATGCTGGAACAGATGCATCAGGAACAAAGGCGGGCAGTGATAAAGAAGAATCTGATAATACTGATGAATAG
- a CDS encoding ribosome maturation factor RimP, whose translation MTDISTIRDRVFELIEPMLYDMGYELVEVEYLSTYGRWVLRLYIDKGNGVTIDDCADVSRELGDIIDIKEIIDHEYVLEVSSPGLNRPLRREKDFIRAVGSRIKLKMKQAVNGQKSFTGVLKKCADQTVFLESSGNIIELPFNDIEKSNMVYDFDNNKEGTVNSTNNGVNLK comes from the coding sequence TTGACAGATATTTCTACTATAAGGGATCGGGTATTTGAGCTGATTGAACCCATGCTTTATGATATGGGGTACGAACTGGTAGAGGTGGAATACCTGTCAACTTACGGGCGCTGGGTTTTAAGACTTTACATAGACAAGGGAAATGGTGTCACGATAGATGACTGTGCTGATGTAAGCAGAGAGCTTGGTGACATTATTGATATAAAAGAGATCATTGATCATGAATATGTCCTGGAGGTTTCATCCCCCGGTCTTAATCGCCCTTTAAGAAGGGAAAAGGATTTTATAAGGGCTGTAGGCAGCAGGATTAAACTTAAAATGAAACAGGCTGTCAATGGGCAAAAGAGTTTTACAGGCGTACTGAAAAAATGCGCTGACCAGACAGTTTTTCTTGAATCATCGGGAAATATAATAGAATTGCCTTTTAACGATATTGAAAAATCAAACATGGTATATGATTTTGATAATAATAAAGAAGGTACAGTTAACAGCACAAATAATGGAGTGAATCTAAAATGA